The following coding sequences are from one Bos indicus x Bos taurus breed Angus x Brahman F1 hybrid chromosome 5, Bos_hybrid_MaternalHap_v2.0, whole genome shotgun sequence window:
- the LOC113892229 gene encoding uncharacterized protein LOC113892229, whose product MGRMVIIRSLLQMKPREGKQVGQDNPERKGRRWPLAKPAGSHPCPLCCSFLMPPRARAFLSQRLCPRLPPARVLGCWEEGWQQGHCGPFLTPISPAETWPEIVLSILTAGSHLGRLPCSAVHVLSRLICRGQDWSHACHASHFPVSHLSCHPPPPSLAEAPLAAPGVPAHLVAEPRKLPHRVPLSWPASFGGPSSSSQAVLRPGPLRAAALPARVCGAFSLPASHSGPLAAMFSLQRPLPPLTPLLLDHPGLPTTCRERPLHLLISPPLLAQPHLLLKVADSPHIHAPAPSRSPLSRCPLCLAQGLKHHPPRGQKAWVEPRAAA is encoded by the coding sequence ATGGGCAGAATGGTTATTATCAGGTCGCTTTTACAGATGAAGCCCAGGGAGGGCAAGCAGGTGGGCCAGGACAACCCAGAGAGGAAGGGGCGCCGCTGGCCCCTCGCCAAGCCTGCCGGATCCCATCCCTGCCCTCTCTGCTGCTCCTTCCTGATGCCACCGAGAGCCAGGGCCTTCCTGAGCCAAAGGCTGTGCCCCCGCTTGCCCCCAGCCAGGGTTCTTGGTTGCTGGGAAGAGGGGTGGCAGCAAGGCCATTGCGGGCCCTTTCTCACCCCCATCTCCCCTGCAGAGACCTGGCCAGAAATAGTCCTGTCCATCCTCACCGCGGGTTCCCACCTTGGCCGCTTGCCGTGCTCAGCTGTGCATGTCCTCTCCCGGCTCATCTGTCGGGGACAGGACTGGAGCCACGCATGCCATGCCTCCCATTTTCCCGTCAGTCACCTGTCctgccatcccccacccccatcccttgcTGAGGCTCCTCTGGCAGCGCCTGGGGTTCCTGCCCATCTCGTTGCTGAGCCCAGAAAGCTGCCCCATCGGGTCCCATTGTCCTGGCCAGCTTCCTTCGGAGGCCCCAGCAGCAGCTCACAGGCTGTACTGAGACCGGGTCCCCTCAGGGCTGCCGCCCTGCCCGCCCGGGTCTGCGGTGCCTTCTCCCTGCCCGCTTCCCACTCGGGCCCACTGGCGGCCATGTTCAGCCTCCAAAGGCCTCTCCCACCTCTCACTCCTCTGCTGCTAGACCACCCAGGTCTCCCCACGACCTGCAGGGAGAGACCCCTTCATCTGCttatctctcctcctctcctggcGCAGCCCCACCTACTCCTCAAAGTAGCTGACTCCCCCCACATCCACGCCCCCGCCCCATCTCGCTCTCCTCTAAGCCGGTGTCCACTGTGTTTGGCTCAGGGCCTGAAACACCATCCACCGCGAGGCCAGAAAGCCTGGGTGGAGCCCCGAGCTGCTGCGTGA